One Oscillatoria salina IIICB1 genomic region harbors:
- a CDS encoding aspartate aminotransferase family protein, translating into MSPETLVQDNVAENISNTETEAATTDFDREQFDANVMHTYGRFPIAIARGEGCRVWDTDGKEYLDFVAGIATCTLGHAHPALIEAVTEQIKKVHHVSNLYYIPKQGQLAKWLVEHSGCDRVFFCNSGAEANEAAIKLARKYAHTVLDIAEPVILTAKSSFHGRTLATITATGQPKYQKGFEPLVDGFEYIPYNDITAAEDAIGDLDEGNRRVAAILIEPLQGEGGVRPGDLEYFLRLRKVCDETGILLIFDEVQTGMGRTGKYWGHENLGVEADIFTSAKGLGGGIPIGAMMCKKFCDVFEPGNHASTFGGNPFACAAAIAVAETLEKENLLHNVVEKGEQLRKNLRAIALNYPDLFVDVRGWGLIDGMELNRDVELTSIDIVKAAMEEGLLIAPAGPKVLRFVPPLIVSSDEVEQASETLSKVIQALV; encoded by the coding sequence GTGAGTCCAGAAACTCTGGTTCAAGATAACGTTGCCGAAAACATCTCTAACACAGAAACCGAAGCAGCTACAACTGATTTCGATCGCGAACAGTTTGATGCTAACGTGATGCACACCTACGGACGTTTTCCGATCGCGATCGCGCGAGGGGAAGGTTGTCGCGTCTGGGATACAGATGGAAAAGAGTATCTTGATTTTGTTGCGGGAATTGCTACTTGTACTCTCGGTCACGCGCATCCTGCTTTAATTGAAGCGGTGACTGAGCAAATTAAGAAGGTACATCACGTTTCTAATCTTTATTACATCCCCAAACAAGGTCAACTGGCAAAATGGTTGGTAGAACATTCTGGTTGCGATCGCGTGTTTTTCTGCAATTCTGGTGCGGAAGCGAATGAAGCGGCGATTAAATTAGCTCGTAAGTACGCTCATACGGTGTTAGATATTGCTGAACCTGTGATTTTAACGGCTAAGTCTAGCTTTCATGGACGGACTTTAGCGACGATTACTGCTACCGGACAGCCGAAATATCAAAAGGGTTTTGAGCCTTTGGTAGACGGATTCGAGTATATTCCTTATAACGATATCACCGCAGCAGAAGACGCGATCGGGGATTTGGATGAAGGTAATCGTCGGGTAGCGGCGATTTTAATCGAACCTTTACAAGGTGAAGGTGGTGTACGTCCTGGAGATTTAGAATATTTCCTGCGTTTGCGGAAAGTTTGCGATGAAACGGGTATTCTGCTGATTTTCGACGAAGTACAAACAGGTATGGGTCGTACTGGGAAGTATTGGGGACACGAAAACCTGGGTGTAGAAGCAGATATTTTTACTTCTGCGAAAGGTTTAGGCGGCGGAATTCCCATTGGCGCAATGATGTGTAAGAAATTCTGCGATGTCTTCGAGCCTGGGAACCATGCTAGCACATTTGGCGGTAATCCCTTCGCTTGTGCTGCGGCGATCGCTGTTGCTGAAACTCTCGAAAAAGAGAATCTACTGCATAATGTCGTCGAAAAAGGCGAACAGTTGCGTAAAAATCTCCGCGCGATCGCTCTTAACTATCCCGATCTTTTCGTTGATGTACGCGGTTGGGGTTTAATCGATGGTATGGAACTTAATCGTGATGTCGAACTTACTTCGATCGATATTGTTAAAGCCGCAATGGAAGAAGGTTTGTTAATCGCTCCTGCTGGACCTAAAGTCTTACGCTTTGTACCACCTTTAATTGTCTCAAGTGACGAAGTAGAACAAGCTTCTGAAACTTTGTCCAAGGTGATTCAAGCACTAGTTTAG
- a CDS encoding substrate-binding domain-containing protein — MKNESELRNNIKQIRSRLGLSQQDLAQIAGVSRQAISGVESGQYAPSATVALRLAKALGCRVEDLFWLENENLSLEALPNQAVPVAYPFRLALVEVGGKLIAHPLLGEDAFRTEMIPADGEGWCESEDSPIQVKLWTAPENLNRTVAIAGCTPVLSLWAKVAEHWYPDLRVYWSFANSMEALHRLRRGEVHIAGVHLYDPETDSYNTSFVKEVLGDRPTVLINLGIWEEGLLVKPGNPQNLTTIAQLSDPDITIVNREIGSGSRQLLEYLLNKAKIPFDAIQGFSHIVRSHREVAHAVKNENIDAGVSTKALATAFGLDFVPLKKSRYDLAILQDYLPEKPVQQLLNILGHRRLHSQLIALGGYDTSETGEVVASIN; from the coding sequence ATGAAGAATGAGAGTGAATTACGCAATAATATCAAACAAATCCGCAGTCGCTTAGGCTTGAGTCAACAAGATTTAGCGCAAATTGCTGGCGTTTCTCGTCAAGCAATTAGCGGTGTGGAGTCGGGACAATATGCTCCCTCAGCTACAGTTGCTTTGCGTTTAGCGAAAGCATTAGGATGTCGAGTGGAAGATTTATTTTGGTTAGAAAATGAAAATCTTAGCTTGGAAGCGCTACCCAATCAAGCAGTTCCGGTTGCTTACCCTTTCCGACTTGCTTTAGTGGAAGTAGGGGGAAAACTGATTGCTCATCCACTTTTAGGAGAGGACGCATTTCGCACCGAGATGATTCCCGCCGATGGTGAAGGTTGGTGTGAAAGCGAAGATTCTCCAATTCAGGTTAAACTTTGGACAGCACCAGAAAACTTAAATCGGACAGTAGCGATCGCTGGTTGCACTCCAGTGCTTTCACTTTGGGCAAAAGTTGCCGAACATTGGTATCCTGACTTACGGGTGTATTGGAGTTTTGCTAACAGTATGGAAGCCTTACACCGTTTGCGTCGGGGAGAAGTACATATTGCCGGCGTGCATTTATACGATCCCGAAACTGATTCTTATAATACCAGTTTTGTCAAAGAAGTATTAGGCGATCGCCCTACAGTTCTGATTAATTTAGGTATTTGGGAGGAAGGTTTACTAGTTAAACCAGGAAATCCGCAAAATTTGACTACTATCGCTCAGTTATCTGACCCAGATATTACTATTGTTAATCGCGAAATTGGCTCTGGTAGTCGTCAACTTTTAGAATATTTATTGAATAAAGCAAAAATCCCCTTCGATGCTATACAAGGTTTCTCTCATATTGTTCGCAGTCATCGAGAAGTTGCTCATGCAGTAAAAAATGAAAATATTGATGCGGGAGTGAGTACCAAAGCTTTAGCCACAGCTTTTGGCTTAGATTTTGTTCCCTTAAAAAAGTCGCGATACGATTTAGCAATTTTGCAAGATTATTTGCCAGAAAAACCAGTCCAGCAGTTACTCAATATTTTAGGACACCGACGCTTACATTCTCAGTTAATTGCTCTCGGTGGTTATGATACCAGCGAAACTGGAGAAGTTGTCGCTAGTATTAATTAA